A window of the Tachysurus fulvidraco isolate hzauxx_2018 chromosome 6, HZAU_PFXX_2.0, whole genome shotgun sequence genome harbors these coding sequences:
- the cfap65 gene encoding cilia- and flagella-associated protein 65 isoform X1: MGFRTDMACMESWSNRSDSSTCCIVEKSMEKMVSGQQRFKGSPRKSSRHSCFLGVETLPEMVWEGWELGKEYTKALNLKNVNEKLQKLRFRPPESKVFTTLFPQTITISPGMSFSLPITFHSLHECEYSDSIEFQCKEGTFKVNLRAVMLHHSLELPDSVQLPLCAVHHSTNTSFLFCNASKLQTCFQWVVEPPFHLSPASGVLEPGQQRRVSVTFKPQQALVYQREATCTFGKEGENTCTMLLKGLAKYPYLQIKSLGQEEGGRLLQFGSVAIGSCLEKHFEIYNPSSVLTSFSLTHVKRPALMESVFQCDVQEGQVSPCSVLKVSVRFTPLTVDSTSVDYFRLSCPGGNSTDVLEVTGSCIGPVVTLSSSVVDFGCVEEGEEAMHIIHIINSSTVQAYYQFDLDPSNHSVFTLDQPIGTLPAKESILLRLSFRPHHPIAYHKRAVCLILHREPLLLDLIGTCHSEQLKPAILQPRHLHVYRKNLLRGLTCYPPDILSAMLAEHKLQQDESGALLFQKDSSEDTALSRPPLSLGTMMEEYFHMNLTDKTREHPDVNGNPECFPLAHVTVEPSELLFYSGPSSQSVTLTNHTKGELSLLWTPVPDSPFSITPLTCDLRPLKSTDFIVTYAPKQHNVYHVAQLECFTLYKILQDYQQTEDRTLCPPWCLTVRVTAHSFQPGNEHFIPCFSLQPSLVMFPALNLVSYRSVLLQNTGNLPLIFNLTTKDFPGVSVLPPSGLVSPGSHQILILRSTPAEDNPSSVPLTLQLNASPKHSQELSMVCVAERPRITLDGDGSLFFRPTALGSCSKASLSIKNFSRVALHFHWRICESDRRVLSVQPHAGVLQPNESQVQTWSFTPVEEITYNMKPSLIFWPIQNPEYKRSRLSLKVVGLSTKGSIQAGHSFLDLGEVLVGSCKSFEVPLLNPSPCAVSFSLSVQQNISAPDIPEGSLEDPLALHLERVTGTIPAQCQLLIRSTVRPIRRGRYRWTICYKILNASGLVAGDSCSLCQVEAEGVYPTLEVTDARSSGSMEGLSKLYLWKLFCLHDLNTYLLSEPGPAELTYRVPTRHSFRRCPPVLTSAMLDFNFSAAPLGADPSNVLLMFENTGNILVEWTFLFPEDQQIELECWAESAELSPTELLQMKVQDSRMFSVSPRSGKLQPGQHRAVQFTYRHDFTGTYRLPVLLKLSHGREILLNFIGVTVEKDRPYLHFPSTRHVFAPVAIGGFNPPKQVYELYNGGAQLLSYRVDTLPLQELQEENFNHPVLQCLNPDGNVQPGCTATLEWIFSPLEAKTYSVDILIYVLAGDTVLVTFEGCGFDKRDSVPLHLHDGRLTVPCTQKLPLPGQMVFLSEERVSFGDIPVSSRSTRILFLTNSSHTDRVLYSWKLRDQDVKQAVQIHPVSGSLCAEESVCCILTISTSSSPTFYQQDLICEITKEADFACYQRDLQQWEEDKERKKHEFTITEKDLIQKKPQDKTTQGGKAAQLKNSTKTRKFKALPPIRSNSDTVKAEKKAQEEIGLRRPEPPHPTLLHLGVTARSHSLLEYQAQFSSQFSKHHVYRCLFRSVSSKLPQSGSTESNLFTSTMPPLTHGPERDLLIHTLTSVLRSLLDDPAFHQELQNTLNDPVPYFTQLRPASPSLPTTSTETPHANYSVCLTDSKPDTVAHSHTQSEGECEPQSCQELNPKLREQVQKSIRRSPEFGDLMEEILLNTLQNLMTEAFLGELVLTARPRSIALPPCSARRNSGRQSSGHLVCESGTDPHHTLGNNP, encoded by the exons ATGGGATTCAGAACAGACATGGCATGCATGGAAAG TTGGAGCAATAGGAGTGACAGTTCTACCTGCTGTATTGTTGAAAAATCTATGGAAAAAATG GTTTCTGGTCAACAACGATTCAAGGGGTCTCCAAGAAAATCATCCAGACACAGCTGTTTCTTAGGAGTGGAGACCTTGCCAGAGATGGTCTGGGAGGGCTGGGAGCTGGGAAAAGAATATACCAAGGCACTTAATCTGAAAAATGTGAATGAAAAACTTCAGAAACTCAGATTTAG ACCTCCAGAGTCCAAAGTCTTTACCACATTATTTCCGCAGACCATCACTATTAGTCCTGGGATGTCCTTTTCTCTGCCAATCACTTTCCATTCTCTTCATGAG TGTGAGTATTCAGACAGTATTGAATTCCAGTGTAAGGAAGGGACATTTAAAGTAAACCTGCGTGCAGTGATGCTACATCATTCATTGGAGCTTCCTGATTCAGTGCAGCTTCCGTTGTGTGCCGTCCATCACAGCACAAACACCAGCTTTCTCTTCTGCAATGCCAG TAAGCTGCAGACCTGTTTCCAGTGGGTGGTGGAGCCACCATTCCATCTCTCCCCAGCGAGTGGGGTTTTGGAGCCAGGACAGCAGCGCAGAGTCTCTGTAACTTTCAAACCACAGCAAGCACTGGTATACCAAAGAGAGGCCACCTGCACATTcgggaaggaaggagaaaacACATGCACAATGTTATTGAAAGGACTGG ccaagtACCCATACCTACAAATCAAGTCTCTTGGCCAGGAAGAAGGTGGTAGACTACTCCAATTTGGCAGTGTAGCAATTGGAAGCTgtttagaaaaacattttgagatCTACAACCCTTCTTCA GTGTTGACTTCCTTCTCTCTGACTCATGTGAAACGGCCGGCTCTTATGGagtctgtgttccagtgtgATGTGCAGGAAGGGCAAGTGTCTCCGTGCTCAGTACTGAAAGTGTCCGTTCGTTTTACTCCACTTACTGTGGACAGCACCAGCGTAGACTACTTCCGCCTCAGCTGCCCTGGGGGAAACAGCACAGATGTGCTTGAAGTCACCGGCTCATGTATAG GTCCAGTAGTTACTTTAAGCTCCTCTGTGGTGGATTTTGGCTGTGtggaagagggagaagaagccATGCATATTATTCATATCATAAACTCTTCTACTGTCCAGGCTTATTACCAATTTGACTTGGACCCTAGCAATCATAGTGTGTTCACACTTGACCAACCTATTGGGACTCTGCCAGCCAAGGAAAGCATCCTTCTGCGTTTAAGTTTCCGCCCCCATCATCCTATCGCCTATCACAAGAGAGCAGTGTGCCTTATACTGCACAGG gaaCCACTTTTGTTGGACTTGATTGGCACCTGTCACTCAGAACAGCTTAAGCCAGCCATCTTACAACCCAGACATCTGCATGTGTACAGAAAAAATCTGCTTCGTGGTCTAACCTGTTACCCTCCAGATATACTCAGTGCCATGCTGGCTGAGCATAAACTGCAACAGGATGAAAGTGGGGCATTATTATTTCAAAAG GACTCATCAGAGGACACCGCTTTGTCCAGGCCTCCTCTATCCCTAGGGACCATGATGGAAGAATATTTCCACATGAACTTGACAGATAAAACAAGAGAACATCCTGATGTGAATGGAAATCCTGAATGTTTCCCCCTGGCCCATGTCACAGTTGAGCCATCTGAACTGCTTTTTTACTCAGGGCCCTCATCTCAATCCGTCACCCTCACCAACCACACCAAAGGCGAACTCAGCCTGCTGTGGACCCCTGTTCCTGACTCACCCTTTTCCATCACCCCTCTCACATGTGACCTACGTCCTCTAAAGTCCACTGACTTCATAGTGACATACGCACCCAAACAGCACAATGTCTACCATGTAGCACAGCTTGAGTGTTTCACTCTCTACAAG ATTTTGCAGGATTATCAGCAAACAGAAGACAGAACTCTATGCCCTCCCTGGTGTCTCACAGTTAGGGTTACTGCTCACTCATTTCAGCCTGGAAATGAACACTTCATCCCTTGCTTTTCTCTGCAGCCATCCCTTGTG ATGTTTCCAGCTTTGAATCTGGTCTCCTACAGGAGTGTTCTGCTGCAGAACACAGGAAACCTTCCTCTTATCTTTAACTTGACTACAAAGGACTTTCCTGGTGTATCTGTATTGCCCCCTAGTGGCTTGGTATCACCAGGCAGCCACCAGATCCTCATTCTCCGATCTACTCCTGCTGAAGACAACCCTAGCTCTGTACCTCTGACCCTGCAGCTCAATGCCAGTCCCAAACACTCACAG gaGCTAAGCATGGTGTGTGTGGCGGAGAGGCCACGCATTACTTTGGATGGTGATGGAAGCTTGTTTTTCAGGCCCACAGCACTAGGCTCCTGCTCCAAGGCATCTCTGAGCATCAAGAACTTTAGCAGAGTAGCATTGCACTTTCACTGGAGGATCTGTGAATCAGATCGTAGAGTTCTCTCTGTACAACCACATGCAGGTGTGCTGCAGCCCAATGAATCCCAG GTCCAGACATGGTCCTTCACTCCAGTGGAGGAGATAACGTACAATATGAAGCCTAGTCTAATTTTCTGGCCCATTCAGAACCCAGAGTATAAAAGGTCCAGACTCTCTCTTAAAGTTGTGGGATTGTCTACCAAAGGTTCCATACAG GCTGGACACTCATTTCTGGATCTGGGTGAAGTATTGGTTGGCAGTTGTAAGTCATTTGAGGTTCCTCTCCTGAACCCTAGTCCATGTGCTGTTAGCTTTTCTTTGTCTGTGCAGCAAAACATCAGTGCTCCAGACATTCCTGAGGGCTCACTCGAAGACCCGCTCG ctcTGCACTTGGAACGTGTGACGGGAACAATTCCAGCTCAGTGTCAGCTGCTAATTCGCTCCACAGTGAGACCGATTCGCAGAGGCCGATATCGCTGGACCATCTGTTATAAAATCCTTAATGCTTCTG GGTTGGTGGCAGGGGATTCTTGTTCTCTGTGTCAGGTTGAAGCAGAAGGAGTTTATCCCACTCTGGAGGTGACAGATGCCCGTAGCAGTGGCAGCATGGAGGGTTTAAGTAAGCTGTATCTCTGGAAGCTCTTCTGTCTTCACGATCTTAATACTTACTTGCTCAGTGAGCCAGGTCCAGCTGAGCTTACCTACAGAGTGCCCACTAGACACAG TTTCCGTCGCTGTCCACCTGTCTTAACTTCAGCCATGTTGGATTTTAACTTCAGCGCTGCTCCTCTGGGTGCCGACCCCTCCAACGTCCTGCTCATGTTTGAGAATACTGGGAATATCCTTGTAGAGTG gacaTTTCTGTTCCCGGAGGATCAACAGATTGAGCTGGAGTGCTGGGCTGAGAGTGCAGAGTTAAGCCCCACTGAGCTTCTTCAGATGAAGGTGCAGGACAGCAGGATGTTCTCAGTGTCTCCACGCTCTGGCAAACTGCAACCTGGCCAGCATAGAGCAGTGCAGTTCACATATAG GCATGACTTCACTGGGACATATCGGCTTCCTGTCCTACTGAAGCTCTCTCATGGCAGAGAGATTCTG CTGAATTTTATTGGTGTAACTGTGGAAAAGGACAGGCCCTACCTTCACTTTCCCTCTACTCGACATGTTTTTGCTCCCGTGGCTATCGGAGGGTTTAATCCCCCAAAACAG gtGTATGAGTTGTATAATGGAGGAGCTCAGCTACTTAGTTATCGTGTGGACACTCTGCCGCTGCAGGAACTACAGGAGGAGAACTTTAACCATCCTGTCCTGCAGTGTCTGAACCCAGATGGAAATGTGCAGCCTGGATGCACAGCCACACTGGAGTGGATATTCTCTCCTCTGGAGGCTAAAACATACAGT GTGGACATCCTTATTTATGTGCTGGCGGGAGACACTGTGCTGGTGACATTTGAAGGCTGTGGCTTTGACAAGAGAGACTCTGTTCCCCTTCATCTTCATGATGGACGTCTTACTGTACCTTGCACTCAGAAATTGCCTTTACCCGGACAG ATGGTGTTCCTTTCAGAGGAGAGAGTGTCTTTTGGTGACATTCCAGTCAGCTCTCGGAGCACACGTATCCTGTTTCTGACCAATAGCTCTCACACTGACCGAGTTCTCTACTCATGGAAACTGAGAGATCAAGATGTCAAACAG GCAGTGCAGATTCATCCAGTTAGTGGATCTCTCTGTGCAGAGGAGAGTGTTTGCTGCATCCTCACTATTTCCACCTCAAGCAGCCCCACATTCTACCAGCAAGATCTCATCTGTGAA ATCACAAAAGAGGCAGATTTCGCTTGTTACCAGAGAGACCTTCAGCAATGGGAGgaggacaaagagagaaaaaaacatgagtTCACCATAACGGAGAAAGACCTGATACAGAAAAAACCTCAAGATAAAACAACTCAG GGAGGAAAAGCAGCCCAACTGAAAAACTCCACTAAAACTCGGAAATTCAAG GCGCTGCCACCCATCCGCAGTAACAGCGATACAGTCAAGGCAGAAAAGAAAGCTCAGGAGGAAATAGGGCTGAGACGACCAGAGCCACCTCACCCAACACTGCTTCACCTGGGAGTCACTGCACGCTCACACTCCCTGCTAGAGTACCAGGCACAATTCTCATCTCAGTTCAGCAAGCATCACGTCTACAG GTGTCTCTTCAGATCTGTGTCGTCAAAACTTCCTCAGTCTGGATCAACTGAGAGTAATCTCTTTACATCAACCATGCCTCCTCTCACCCATGGCCCAGAGAGAGACCTTCTCATACACACCCTCACATCTGTGCTCAG AAGTCTCTTGGATGATCCTGCGTTCCACCAGGAATTGCAGAACACCTTGAATGATCCAGTGCCCTATTTCACCCAGCTTCGACCTGCTTCCCCAAGTCTGCCCACAACTTCCACTGAGACACCACATGCAAATTACTCAGTCTGTTTAACTGACTCTAAACCAGACACTGTggcacattctcacacacagtctgaggGTGAGTGTGAGCCGCAGTCATGTCAGGAGCTGAACCCTAAGCTCAGGGAACAGGTGCAGAAATCCATTCGTAG GAGTCCAGAGTTCGGTGACCTGATGGAGGAGATTCTGCTCAACACTCTGCAAAACCTAATGACAGAGGCTTTCCTGGGGGAGCTGGTTCTGACGGCCCGACCACGCAGCATCGCCTTGCCGCCATGCTCAGCCAG GAGAAACTCTGGGAGACAATCCAGTGGGCAtctggtgtgtgagagtggaaCGGATCCACATCACACCCTGGGGAACAATCCATAG